The following are encoded in a window of Emcibacter sp. SYSU 3D8 genomic DNA:
- a CDS encoding dihydrodipicolinate reductase, whose protein sequence is MAYKVIQWSSGNVGKHAARAVAERADMKLVGMYVFSDAKAGQDAGKVAGIGKLGVKATNDAEKIVAMDADVVIHTALPSLVYGADPMADIDLFCRLLASGKDVITTVGYMYPKVYGPKLNKRLEEACRKGGSTFHSTGLNPGWLGDLLPMTMTALSRRVDKIYVREISNFQHYPSPEIMFDMMGFSKTPTQFKKDAERYSFWLSGLFRENIQMIADALGVKLDDIRESTVRELAATDLETASGTVRKGTVAGQHWTWAGVAGGNDVIVHETVWRIHESVAPEWPTGDHSVAIEGEPRMHVNFDAQWISDGLQGTAMHAVNAVPYVCDAPSGVKTFLDLPWIIGKGTVQVPKKAAKKKKKK, encoded by the coding sequence ATGGCCTACAAAGTGATCCAGTGGTCGAGCGGCAATGTCGGCAAGCATGCCGCGCGCGCCGTCGCCGAGCGGGCCGACATGAAGCTGGTCGGCATGTATGTGTTCTCCGACGCCAAGGCCGGGCAGGACGCGGGCAAGGTCGCCGGCATCGGCAAGCTGGGCGTCAAGGCGACGAACGATGCCGAGAAGATCGTCGCCATGGATGCCGACGTGGTCATCCACACCGCGCTGCCATCGCTGGTCTATGGCGCCGATCCCATGGCCGACATCGACCTGTTCTGCCGGCTGCTGGCGTCGGGCAAGGACGTCATCACCACCGTCGGCTACATGTATCCGAAGGTGTACGGGCCGAAGCTGAACAAGCGGCTGGAAGAAGCCTGCCGCAAGGGCGGCTCGACGTTTCACTCCACCGGCCTCAACCCCGGCTGGCTGGGCGACCTGCTGCCCATGACGATGACCGCGCTGTCCAGGCGGGTCGACAAGATCTATGTCCGGGAAATCTCCAACTTCCAGCATTATCCGTCGCCCGAGATCATGTTCGACATGATGGGATTCTCGAAGACGCCAACCCAGTTCAAGAAGGATGCCGAGCGCTATTCCTTCTGGCTGTCCGGCCTGTTCCGCGAGAACATCCAGATGATCGCCGACGCCCTTGGGGTGAAGCTCGACGACATCAGGGAAAGCACCGTGCGCGAGCTGGCCGCGACCGATCTGGAGACGGCCTCGGGCACGGTCAGGAAGGGCACGGTCGCGGGCCAGCACTGGACATGGGCCGGTGTCGCCGGCGGCAACGACGTGATCGTCCACGAAACCGTCTGGCGCATTCATGAGAGCGTCGCGCCGGAATGGCCCACGGGCGACCATTCCGTGGCCATCGAGGGCGAGCCGCGCATGCATGTCAACTTCGACGCCCAGTGGATCAGCGACGGCCTGCAGGGCACGGCCATGCACGCGGTGAACGCGGTGCCCTATGTCTGCGACGCGCCCTCGGGCGTGAAGACATTTCTCGACCTGCCCTGGATCATCGGCAAGGGCACGGTGCAGGTGCCGAAGAAGGCCGCGAAGAAGAAAAAGAAGAAGTAA
- a CDS encoding nuclear transport factor 2 family protein — protein MADTAQYVADRMALMDVMLKYAKGCDNRDLALYRSCFADDAVITGFGDVTYDGGDAWTAYVVEALGRFGPTQHMLGPQLATIDGDTAECRTDVQATHYLKDAASTTMTLWATYETQMKRINGEWKIARHHLVRRGTRVQAD, from the coding sequence ATGGCTGATACCGCGCAATATGTCGCCGACCGCATGGCGCTGATGGACGTGATGCTGAAATACGCCAAGGGCTGCGACAACCGCGACCTGGCGCTCTACCGCTCGTGCTTCGCCGACGACGCGGTGATCACCGGCTTCGGCGACGTCACCTACGACGGCGGCGACGCCTGGACCGCCTATGTCGTCGAGGCGCTGGGCCGCTTCGGACCCACCCAGCACATGCTCGGCCCGCAGCTCGCCACCATCGACGGCGACACCGCCGAGTGCCGCACCGACGTGCAGGCCACCCACTATCTGAAGGACGCGGCCAGCACCACGATGACCTTGTGGGCCACCTACGAAACCCAGATGAAGCGCATCAACGGCGAATGGAAAATCGCCCGCCACCACCTGGTGCGGCGCGGGACGCGGGTTCAGGCGGACTGA
- a CDS encoding HlyD family secretion protein has translation MNKVARIDEADASPVDTSRSGASWKTRMREGLRVGLLVLLGVAVLTGLVFYLLSGRYETTDNAYVQANKSYISAQVQGRAVEVMAHTNQTVKAGDVLFRLDDASYRIALAKAEADVETTRNDLGSLNASVGEKSAAVGAAKANLAFAQKEYDRQKELTARGVVSRVKLDQAEHELSVARQRVAQAQQDLAATTARLGQRVGPAVDQNPEVRHAIAVRDQARLDLDHTVVRAPEESIVASVDVQLGEQVVPDKPVVSLVSKNSLWITANFKETQLTNVHPGQTATITVDIYPGREWHATVGSLSPATGAEFSLIPPQNASGNWVKVVQRVPVRLYLLDYKGDVPLPAGLSAQVKVDTGHRSGLARLIESVFG, from the coding sequence ATGAATAAGGTGGCGCGCATCGACGAGGCGGACGCCTCGCCTGTCGACACAAGCCGGTCGGGGGCCTCCTGGAAGACCCGCATGCGCGAAGGCCTTCGCGTCGGCCTGCTGGTGCTGCTGGGCGTGGCCGTGCTGACCGGACTCGTCTTCTACCTGCTGTCGGGGCGCTACGAGACCACCGACAACGCCTATGTGCAGGCGAACAAGTCCTATATCAGCGCCCAGGTGCAGGGGCGGGCCGTCGAGGTGATGGCGCACACCAACCAGACCGTGAAGGCCGGCGACGTGTTGTTCCGTCTCGATGACGCCTCGTACCGGATCGCCCTGGCCAAGGCCGAGGCCGATGTGGAGACCACACGCAACGACCTGGGCTCGCTCAACGCCTCTGTCGGCGAAAAAAGCGCTGCGGTCGGTGCCGCCAAGGCCAACCTTGCCTTCGCCCAGAAGGAATACGACCGGCAGAAAGAGCTGACGGCCCGCGGCGTGGTCTCCAGGGTCAAACTCGACCAGGCCGAGCACGAGCTGTCGGTCGCCCGCCAGAGGGTGGCCCAGGCGCAGCAGGATCTGGCTGCGACCACGGCCCGGCTGGGCCAGAGAGTCGGTCCTGCGGTCGACCAGAACCCTGAAGTGCGCCACGCCATCGCGGTGCGCGACCAGGCCAGGCTCGACCTCGACCACACCGTGGTGCGCGCGCCCGAAGAAAGCATCGTCGCCTCGGTCGATGTGCAGCTTGGCGAGCAGGTCGTGCCCGACAAGCCGGTGGTGAGCCTGGTGTCGAAGAATTCGCTGTGGATCACCGCCAATTTCAAGGAGACCCAGCTCACCAATGTGCATCCGGGCCAGACCGCGACGATCACGGTCGACATCTATCCTGGGCGGGAATGGCACGCTACGGTGGGCAGCCTCAGCCCGGCGACCGGCGCCGAATTCTCGCTGATCCCGCCGCAGAATGCGTCGGGCAACTGGGTGAAGGTGGTGCAGCGCGTGCCGGTCCGGCTCTATCTGCTGGACTACAAGGGCGACGTACCGCTGCCAGCCGGTCTCAGCGCCCAGGTCAAGGTCGACACCGGCCACCGCAGCGGGCTGGCGCGACTGATCGAAAGCGTGTTCGGCTAA
- a CDS encoding MarR family transcriptional regulator yields the protein MQNEDLDRTFGFLVHDIGRLMRRDFERRVRDMSFTRNQWRVLAHLRRIDGINQSQLADRMDVEPIALVRLLDKLEAAGYVQRRQDPQDRRAYLLYLTEKAGPLIERLEAISVELREEMLGDLNAAERDVLIDLLMRIKSRMTNKTTEKLLEVAAHE from the coding sequence ATGCAAAACGAGGATCTGGACCGCACCTTCGGGTTTCTGGTGCACGACATCGGCAGGCTGATGCGGCGCGACTTCGAGCGCCGCGTGCGCGACATGAGCTTTACGCGCAATCAGTGGCGCGTTCTTGCCCATCTGCGCCGGATCGACGGCATCAACCAGAGCCAGCTCGCCGACCGCATGGACGTGGAGCCGATCGCGCTGGTGCGCCTGCTCGACAAGCTGGAAGCCGCCGGCTACGTACAGCGCCGCCAGGACCCCCAGGACCGCCGCGCCTACCTGCTCTACCTGACCGAAAAGGCCGGGCCGCTGATCGAACGGCTCGAGGCGATCTCGGTCGAGCTGCGTGAAGAGATGCTGGGTGATCTGAACGCCGCCGAGCGCGACGTCCTCATCGACCTGCTGATGCGGATCAAGTCCCGGATGACCAACAAGACCACCGAGAAACTGCTGGAGGTTGCGGCCCATGAATAA
- a CDS encoding NADP-dependent oxidoreductase has protein sequence MTTLRNDSRNRQLFMTRFPKGEAGPGDFEVREAPMPEPKDGEVLVEIQYLSVDAALRLIMRDSKDFLFRVQPGDLVRGGVAGKVVESRNPKFKQGDYVTGGLGVQNYAVSDGTGLEKVDTSIAPLPQWLGGMGVSGLTAYFAVTEECKPGPGHTMVVNGAAGAVGSIAGQIGRIMGARVIGITGSDEKARWLTDELGFDVAINYKKGDLYEQLVEAAPDRINSIFDNVGGDILNESLRWIALRGTVLLCGSTSQYTQEKMEGPSNYIWLGTMRARMQGFVVYDYADKFAAAQQQLAAWVKDGKLVMRENIVDGDVGDFPDVFQRLYHGENRGKMVIRLPAATA, from the coding sequence ATGACCACACTCCGCAATGACAGCCGCAACCGCCAGCTCTTCATGACCCGGTTTCCCAAGGGCGAAGCCGGGCCCGGCGACTTCGAGGTGCGCGAGGCGCCGATGCCGGAGCCCAAGGATGGCGAGGTGCTGGTCGAGATCCAGTACCTGTCCGTCGACGCGGCGCTGCGGCTGATCATGCGCGACAGCAAGGACTTCCTGTTCCGGGTCCAGCCCGGCGACCTGGTGCGCGGCGGCGTGGCCGGCAAGGTGGTCGAATCCCGCAACCCCAAATTCAAGCAGGGCGACTATGTCACCGGCGGTCTGGGCGTACAGAATTATGCCGTCTCCGACGGCACCGGTCTCGAGAAGGTCGACACCTCCATCGCACCGCTCCCGCAATGGCTGGGCGGCATGGGCGTATCCGGCCTGACCGCCTATTTCGCCGTCACCGAGGAATGCAAGCCGGGCCCCGGCCACACCATGGTGGTGAACGGCGCGGCCGGCGCCGTCGGCTCCATCGCCGGGCAGATCGGCCGGATCATGGGCGCCAGGGTGATCGGCATCACCGGCAGCGATGAGAAGGCCCGCTGGCTGACCGACGAACTGGGGTTCGACGTGGCCATCAACTACAAGAAGGGCGACCTTTACGAGCAATTGGTGGAAGCCGCGCCCGACCGCATCAATTCGATCTTCGACAATGTGGGCGGCGATATCCTCAACGAGAGCCTGCGCTGGATTGCCCTGCGCGGCACGGTTCTGCTGTGCGGCTCGACGTCGCAATACACACAGGAAAAGATGGAAGGCCCCAGCAATTATATCTGGCTGGGCACCATGCGCGCCCGGATGCAGGGCTTCGTGGTCTACGACTATGCGGACAAATTCGCCGCCGCCCAGCAGCAACTCGCGGCCTGGGTAAAGGACGGCAAGCTGGTGATGCGGGAAAATATCGTCGACGGCGACGTTGGCGACTTTCCGGACGTATTCCAGCGGCTCTATCATGGCGAGAACCGGGGCAAGATGGTGATCCGCCTGCCGGCGGCGACCGCCTAG
- a CDS encoding cytochrome P450 produces the protein MSTTAKTPEFNFFEPDLQECPYDAYRTLRDDAPVWKDGVTGFYFITRYDDLRKVLLDTESFSNVRPKATLVPERTQRMRKLYEEKGWLPEPTLAGRDDPNHKQMRAMFDAAFRAGKIKEVDPAVEQTAYKLIDAFLADGHCEWVHQFAVPLPLIIIGRQMGAKEEDIWRIKAWTDAWVQRLGMMLSEEEERWSVEMEIEAQHYFQPIFERLRKEPDDTLLSDLVNTVIPEWGRTLNDNELHAEMMADTFVGGSETSTNALSAGMMLAIQNQDVWARLKQGVEKDLRTFVEEVLRLESPVQSLFRIASKDIEIHGVHIPKGSMINTRYASANRDERHFDNPEKLDLDRKNAGSHMAFGSGIHHCLGAPLARRELYWGFKAMIDRFDHIQFAEGKNDFKHGPTFALRALKELHIEFTPKK, from the coding sequence ATGAGCACCACCGCCAAGACGCCCGAGTTCAACTTCTTCGAACCGGATTTGCAGGAATGCCCGTATGACGCCTATCGCACCCTGCGCGACGACGCGCCGGTGTGGAAGGACGGGGTGACGGGCTTCTATTTCATCACCCGCTACGACGACCTGCGCAAGGTGCTGCTCGACACCGAGAGCTTCAGCAATGTGCGTCCCAAGGCGACGCTCGTCCCCGAGCGCACCCAGCGGATGCGCAAGCTTTACGAGGAAAAGGGCTGGCTTCCCGAGCCCACCCTGGCCGGCCGCGACGATCCCAATCACAAGCAGATGCGCGCCATGTTCGACGCGGCGTTCCGCGCGGGCAAGATCAAGGAAGTCGATCCGGCCGTCGAGCAGACCGCCTACAAGCTGATCGACGCATTCCTTGCCGACGGCCATTGCGAATGGGTCCATCAGTTCGCCGTGCCGCTGCCGCTGATCATCATCGGCAGGCAGATGGGCGCCAAGGAAGAGGATATCTGGCGGATCAAGGCCTGGACCGACGCCTGGGTGCAACGCCTCGGCATGATGCTCAGCGAGGAAGAAGAACGCTGGTCGGTCGAGATGGAGATCGAAGCCCAGCATTATTTCCAGCCCATCTTCGAGCGGCTGCGCAAGGAGCCGGACGACACCCTGCTGTCCGATCTGGTGAATACCGTGATCCCCGAATGGGGCCGCACGCTGAACGACAACGAACTGCATGCCGAGATGATGGCCGACACCTTCGTCGGCGGCTCGGAGACCAGCACCAACGCCCTGTCGGCCGGCATGATGCTGGCGATCCAGAACCAGGATGTGTGGGCGCGGCTGAAGCAGGGCGTGGAAAAGGACCTGCGCACCTTCGTCGAGGAGGTGCTGCGGCTCGAAAGCCCGGTGCAGAGCCTGTTCCGGATCGCCTCCAAGGACATCGAAATCCACGGCGTGCACATCCCCAAGGGCAGCATGATCAACACCCGCTACGCCTCGGCCAACCGTGACGAGCGGCATTTCGACAATCCCGAGAAGCTCGACCTGGACCGCAAGAACGCCGGCAGCCACATGGCCTTCGGCTCGGGCATCCATCACTGCCTGGGTGCGCCTTTGGCCCGCCGCGAACTGTATTGGGGCTTCAAGGCCATGATCGACCGGTTCGACCATATCCAGTTCGCCGAAGGCAAGAACGACTTCAAGCATGGACCGACCTTCGCGCTGCGCGCGCTGAAGGAACTGCACATCGAGTTCACGCCGAAGAAGTAA
- a CDS encoding iron-containing alcohol dehydrogenase: MPSGSYDYIPQERIVFGRPSAEAIAAEAARLGKNRLFIVTARSLNRKTPAIADLRAALGDLVVGLYDDCIAHTPRETVLDCADAVRAANADLIVTIGGGTAIDMVKTVQICIAEDVRTIEGMDAWHTRVNPDGTYVTPKTKPSTVRQIIVPTTLSGAEFSTIAGVTDLRKHFKDGFVGTNSAGQVIILDPAMTVHTPEWLWLSTGIRGFDHAVEGICSIKANPFITGCCRQAIEMFRVNLPRTKADPNDLEARLACQQATWIAGHGIDRAPYGASHGIGGVLGGMKEVPHGYTSCILLPHVLRYNKPVTEEAQRYVAAAFGKPEEDAADLVHDFIGSLGLPQTLRDVGVSRGDFDGIASRSVASMWVRTNPRPLPDVESVKAILEAAY, from the coding sequence ATGCCTTCGGGCAGCTACGACTACATTCCGCAGGAACGCATCGTCTTCGGCCGCCCGTCGGCCGAGGCGATCGCGGCGGAAGCGGCGCGCCTGGGCAAGAATCGCCTGTTCATCGTCACCGCCAGGTCGCTGAACCGCAAAACGCCGGCCATCGCCGACCTGCGGGCGGCGCTGGGCGACCTCGTCGTCGGTCTCTATGACGACTGCATCGCGCACACGCCGCGCGAGACCGTGCTTGACTGCGCCGACGCGGTCCGCGCCGCGAACGCCGACCTGATCGTCACCATCGGCGGCGGCACCGCCATCGACATGGTCAAGACGGTGCAGATCTGCATCGCCGAGGACGTGCGCACCATCGAGGGCATGGACGCGTGGCATACACGGGTCAATCCGGACGGCACCTATGTCACGCCGAAGACGAAGCCGTCGACCGTGCGGCAGATCATCGTGCCGACGACCCTGTCGGGTGCCGAGTTCAGCACCATCGCCGGCGTCACCGACCTCAGGAAGCATTTCAAGGACGGCTTCGTCGGCACCAACTCGGCCGGCCAGGTCATCATCCTCGATCCGGCGATGACGGTGCACACGCCGGAATGGCTGTGGCTGTCGACCGGCATCCGCGGCTTCGATCACGCGGTCGAGGGCATCTGCTCGATCAAGGCCAATCCGTTCATCACCGGCTGCTGCCGCCAGGCGATCGAGATGTTCCGCGTCAACCTGCCGCGCACCAAGGCCGACCCGAACGACCTCGAGGCCCGTCTCGCCTGCCAGCAGGCCACCTGGATCGCCGGCCACGGCATCGACCGCGCGCCCTACGGCGCGTCCCACGGCATCGGCGGCGTGCTGGGCGGCATGAAGGAGGTGCCGCACGGCTATACCTCCTGCATCCTGCTGCCGCACGTGCTGCGCTACAACAAGCCGGTGACCGAAGAGGCGCAGCGCTATGTCGCGGCCGCCTTCGGCAAGCCCGAAGAAGACGCCGCCGACTTGGTGCACGATTTCATCGGCAGTCTCGGCCTGCCCCAGACGCTGCGCGACGTGGGCGTGAGCCGCGGCGATTTCGACGGCATCGCCAGCCGGAGCGTGGCCAGCATGTGGGTGCGCACCAACCCGCGCCCGTTGCCCGACGTGGAGTCGGTGAAAGCCATACTCGAAGCTGCCTATTGA
- a CDS encoding MDR family MFS transporter, whose translation MSDSGHKPMPYRGIVSVSAMMATTMQAIDGTIANVALPHMQASLSATPDQIAWVLTSYIIASAVMIPLTGVLTFRYGRKKLYLLSIAGFTMASALCGIATSLDEMLAFRLLQGVMGAALIPLSQSLMLDAYPDHERGKAMAIWGVGVMVGPILGPTLGGWLTESYNWRWIFYINVPFGIAAFAGLALFSADTVIDRTRKFSGYGYAMLALAILASQLMLDRGERADWFESDEILMWAALAFIGLFLFLHHMVFSKQPFITRAVLKDRNFVAGSIFYFAVAMVLYTSMAMVPVMLQNLMHYPVLTTGFLIAPRGFGMMLGMTVVGRLAQRGYSARGFIAVGLLLTVYSLWEMSRFNLYTSSGEFIWLGVVQGVGIGMTFVSLNLISYATLEARLRTEAAAFANTMRSFGSSMGIAVVFAFQSRAAGINHATLAEHYTMSNKSFEIMRPDIWDLGTAAGRAALDIELGRQAAMMAFTTDFQLVMVATICIFPLLLLVKMPKDMLKPPPQAAASD comes from the coding sequence ATGAGCGATTCCGGCCACAAGCCGATGCCCTATCGCGGCATCGTGTCGGTCTCCGCCATGATGGCGACCACGATGCAGGCCATTGACGGCACCATTGCCAACGTGGCCTTGCCGCACATGCAGGCGAGCCTGTCGGCGACACCGGACCAGATCGCCTGGGTGCTGACCTCCTACATCATCGCCTCGGCGGTGATGATCCCGCTGACCGGCGTGCTGACCTTCCGATACGGCCGCAAGAAGCTTTATCTGCTGTCCATCGCCGGCTTCACCATGGCCTCGGCGCTGTGCGGCATCGCCACCTCGCTGGACGAGATGCTGGCGTTCCGCCTGCTGCAGGGCGTGATGGGCGCGGCCCTCATACCGCTGTCCCAGTCGCTGATGCTGGACGCCTATCCCGATCACGAGCGCGGCAAGGCCATGGCGATCTGGGGCGTGGGCGTCATGGTCGGCCCGATCCTGGGGCCGACGCTGGGCGGCTGGCTCACCGAATCGTACAACTGGCGCTGGATCTTCTACATCAACGTGCCGTTCGGCATCGCCGCCTTCGCGGGCCTGGCGCTGTTTTCGGCCGACACCGTCATCGACCGAACCCGCAAGTTCTCGGGCTATGGCTACGCCATGCTGGCGCTCGCCATCCTTGCATCCCAGCTCATGCTCGACCGGGGCGAGCGCGCCGACTGGTTCGAGTCCGACGAGATCCTCATGTGGGCGGCGCTGGCGTTTATCGGCCTGTTCCTGTTCCTCCATCACATGGTGTTTTCCAAGCAACCCTTCATCACCCGGGCGGTGCTGAAGGACCGGAATTTCGTCGCCGGATCGATCTTCTATTTCGCCGTGGCGATGGTGCTCTACACCTCCATGGCCATGGTGCCGGTGATGCTCCAGAACCTGATGCATTATCCGGTGCTCACCACCGGCTTCCTGATCGCGCCGCGCGGCTTCGGCATGATGCTGGGCATGACCGTGGTGGGCCGCCTGGCGCAGCGCGGCTACAGCGCGCGCGGGTTCATCGCCGTCGGCCTGCTGCTGACGGTCTATTCGCTGTGGGAAATGTCACGCTTCAATCTCTACACCAGTTCGGGCGAGTTCATCTGGCTGGGGGTGGTGCAGGGCGTCGGCATCGGCATGACATTCGTGTCGCTGAACCTGATTTCCTATGCGACGCTCGAGGCGCGGCTGCGCACCGAGGCAGCGGCCTTTGCCAACACCATGCGCAGCTTCGGCTCCAGCATGGGCATCGCCGTGGTGTTTGCCTTCCAGTCGCGCGCCGCCGGAATCAACCACGCGACGCTCGCCGAGCACTACACGATGTCGAATAAATCATTCGAGATCATGCGCCCCGACATCTGGGACCTGGGCACGGCCGCCGGCCGTGCGGCGCTCGACATCGAACTGGGCCGGCAGGCGGCGATGATGGCGTTCACCACCGACTTCCAGCTGGTGATGGTCGCCACCATCTGCATCTTCCCGCTGCTGCTGCTGGTGAAGATGCCGAAGGACATGTTGAAACCACCACCCCAGGCCGCGGCCAGCGATTAG
- a CDS encoding SDR family oxidoreductase, which translates to MGALDLFKLDGKVAVITGAGKGIGRGIALALAEAGADIAVASRSKDELDRVVKEVQERGRRAIAVPTDVTKMEFLENLAKRTQDELGGLDIWVNNAGGLPDGIPRWLTRTSEEQFMAQIDLNIKAVWAGCVVAAKAMGDKGGAIVNISSRAAKDMGPNLKNGPYGASKSAVNSLTATFSRELAPKIRVNAVAPGPIPTENFIDSMKMHTPEREAELKEYIKLPLERWGTPEDIGAAVLYMSSPASGWVTGQCLYVTGGS; encoded by the coding sequence ATGGGTGCTCTCGATCTATTCAAGCTGGACGGCAAGGTTGCCGTCATCACGGGTGCGGGCAAGGGCATCGGCCGGGGCATCGCGCTCGCGCTGGCCGAAGCGGGCGCCGACATCGCCGTTGCCTCGCGCAGCAAGGACGAACTGGACCGGGTGGTCAAGGAAGTGCAGGAGCGCGGCCGCCGCGCCATCGCGGTGCCGACCGATGTGACCAAGATGGAATTCCTCGAGAACCTGGCCAAGCGCACCCAGGACGAACTGGGCGGTCTCGATATCTGGGTGAACAATGCCGGCGGCCTGCCCGACGGCATTCCGCGCTGGCTGACCCGCACGTCGGAAGAGCAGTTCATGGCGCAGATTGACCTGAACATCAAAGCGGTGTGGGCGGGCTGCGTGGTCGCGGCCAAGGCCATGGGCGACAAGGGCGGCGCCATCGTCAACATCTCGTCGCGCGCGGCCAAGGACATGGGCCCGAACCTGAAGAATGGTCCGTACGGCGCATCGAAGTCGGCAGTGAACAGCCTGACCGCCACCTTCTCGCGCGAATTGGCCCCGAAGATCCGCGTCAACGCGGTGGCGCCGGGCCCGATCCCGACCGAGAACTTCATCGATTCCATGAAGATGCACACGCCCGAGCGCGAGGCCGAGCTGAAGGAATATATCAAGCTCCCGCTCGAGCGCTGGGGCACGCCCGAGGACATCGGCGCCGCCGTACTCTACATGTCCTCGCCCGCGTCGGGCTGGGTGACCGGCCAGTGCCTCTATGTCACCGGCGGCTCCTGA
- a CDS encoding AMP-binding protein has product MLTQFEREANLSDLMDFQARTRPDAEMLVFNDRRYSWGEGDKIINRVANGLIALGIGRGDKVAILADTSAEYFFTFWGIIRAGACAVPLSGMASAESLEAMIADSGSKALFVSKKTMDLVGQIDTRLATIVPGGRIAYDFSDDRWTGFENWIAQYPGTNPGVEIDKLDDFNIIYSSGTTGVPKGILHDHRTRISYWATRDAFGYGPDTRLIVSTPLYSNTTLFALLPALAWGGCTILLPRSDTENYLRLAEKERATHTMQVPVQYHRLHDHPDFGKYDLSSFVWKFCTSAPLRPKFKTWLITDWPGGFTEVYGMTEGGVGCFLNAHERPDKVHTVGYAREGTEIRVVDETMKEVPRGETGELIGWSGFMMSGYYNKPDKTSESRWTDAEGRVWQRSGDMGKMDEEGFIVLLDRAKDMIISGGFNIYAADLETELLKHPAVDDAAVIAIPSNEWGESPLGLVVLKPGARATGEEIRTWANERLGKLQRLHKVELRDDLPRSTIGKLLKRELREPYWAGMDTRVG; this is encoded by the coding sequence ATGCTCACGCAGTTCGAACGGGAAGCCAACCTCTCCGACCTCATGGACTTCCAGGCGCGCACGCGCCCGGACGCAGAAATGCTGGTGTTCAACGACCGGCGCTACAGCTGGGGCGAGGGCGATAAAATCATCAACCGGGTGGCGAACGGCCTGATCGCGCTCGGCATCGGCCGGGGCGACAAGGTCGCCATCCTGGCCGACACCTCGGCCGAGTACTTCTTCACCTTCTGGGGGATCATCCGCGCCGGCGCCTGCGCCGTGCCGCTGTCCGGCATGGCGAGCGCCGAAAGCCTCGAGGCGATGATCGCCGACAGCGGCTCGAAAGCGTTGTTCGTGTCGAAGAAGACCATGGATCTGGTGGGCCAGATCGACACACGGCTCGCCACCATCGTGCCTGGCGGGCGCATCGCCTATGATTTCTCCGACGACCGCTGGACCGGCTTCGAGAACTGGATCGCCCAGTATCCCGGCACCAATCCGGGCGTCGAGATCGACAAGCTGGATGACTTCAACATCATCTATTCGTCGGGCACGACAGGTGTGCCCAAGGGCATCCTGCACGATCACCGCACCCGCATCTCCTACTGGGCGACGCGCGACGCGTTCGGCTATGGGCCGGACACGCGGCTGATCGTCTCGACGCCGCTCTATTCCAACACCACCCTGTTCGCATTGCTGCCGGCGCTGGCCTGGGGCGGCTGCACCATCCTGCTGCCGCGCTCGGACACCGAGAACTATCTGCGCCTCGCCGAGAAGGAGCGCGCCACCCACACCATGCAGGTGCCGGTGCAGTATCACCGGCTGCACGATCACCCGGATTTCGGCAAATACGACCTGTCGAGCTTCGTGTGGAAGTTCTGCACCTCGGCGCCGCTGCGGCCCAAGTTCAAGACCTGGCTGATCACCGACTGGCCGGGCGGCTTCACCGAGGTCTACGGCATGACCGAGGGCGGCGTGGGCTGTTTCCTCAACGCCCATGAACGGCCGGACAAGGTGCATACTGTCGGCTATGCCCGCGAGGGCACCGAAATCCGCGTGGTCGACGAGACCATGAAGGAAGTGCCCCGCGGCGAGACCGGCGAGTTGATCGGCTGGTCCGGCTTCATGATGTCCGGCTATTACAACAAGCCCGACAAGACGTCGGAATCCCGCTGGACCGACGCCGAGGGCCGCGTCTGGCAGCGCAGCGGCGACATGGGCAAGATGGACGAGGAAGGCTTCATCGTCCTGCTCGACCGCGCCAAGGACATGATCATCTCGGGCGGCTTCAACATCTACGCCGCCGACCTGGAGACCGAATTGCTGAAGCATCCGGCGGTGGATGATGCCGCCGTCATCGCCATCCCCAGCAACGAATGGGGCGAGAGCCCGCTGGGCCTTGTGGTGCTGAAGCCCGGCGCCAGGGCCACCGGCGAGGAAATCCGCACCTGGGCCAACGAGCGCCTTGGCAAGCTGCAGCGCCTGCACAAGGTCGAGCTGCGCGACGACCTGCCGCGCAGCACCATCGGCAAGCTGCTCAAGCGCGAGCTGCGCGAGCCCTATTGGGCGGGGATGGACACGCGGGTGGGGTAG